A region from the Tigriopus californicus strain San Diego chromosome 9, Tcal_SD_v2.1, whole genome shotgun sequence genome encodes:
- the LOC131886401 gene encoding calcium/calmodulin-dependent protein kinase type 1-like isoform X3 translates to MPLFGKKSDKSKSSPKEDKEDKKSSKVPTVEDKYILKDVLGTGAFSQVRLAESKDNPGRLHAIKVIDKKALKGKEDSLENEIRVLRRLDHPNVVKLLEAYESKSSVYLVMDLVTGGELFDRIVEKGSYTEKDAADLIKQVLDAVAYMHREGVVHRDLKPENLLYQCQDEDSKIMISDFGLSKMEDSGIMATACGTPGYVAPEVLAQKPYGKSVDVWSIGVISYILLCGYPPFYDENDANLFAQILKGEFEFDSPYWDDISEEAKEFIRQLMCVDVEKRLSCEEALKHAWITGAKGDRNIHASVSEQLKKNFAKSRWKQAYNAIAVSRQLKNMVIMSSTANMAASANNSAASQEESSNKTSSNSVTESKSSTEKSTTNRTTPTSAGVASEVRKR, encoded by the exons ATGCCGTTATTCGGGAAAAAGAGTGATAAGTCGAAATCCTCGCCAAAAGAGGACAAAGAGGATAAGAAGAGCTCCAAAGTGCCCACTGTGGAAGACAAATACATCCTGAAAGATGTCTTGGGAAC GGGTGCGTTTTCTCAAGTCCGCTTGGCCGAGAGCAAAGACAATCCGGGCAGACTTCATGCCATCAAAGTGATAGATAAGAAGGCGCTCAAGGGCAAAGAGGATTCCCTGGAGAACGAGATCAGAGTTCTTAGAAG GTTGGACCACCCAAATGTTGTAAAACTTCTGGAAGCTTACGAGAGCAAATCTTCCGTCTACCTTGTTATGGATTT AGTGACGGGTGGAGAGCTATTCGACCGGATCGTCGAGAAAGGCTCCTACACAGAGAAGGACGCTGCCGACCTCATCAAGCAAGTCTTGGATGCCGTGGCCTACATGCACAGAGAGGGTGTGGTCCATCGGGATCTCAAGCCCGAGAACTTGCTCTATCAATGTCAGGATGAGGACAGCAAGATCATGATCAGCGACTTCGGACTCTCCAAAATGGAGGACTCGGGCATCATGGCCACCGCGTGTGGAACTCCAG GTTACGTAGCGCCTGAGGTCCTGGCTCAAAAACCATACGGCAAATCTGTGGACGTGTGGAGCATTGGTGTGATCTCCTATATTCTCCTTTGTGGTTATCCCCCATTCTACGATGAAAACGACGCAAACTTATTTGCACAGATCCTGAAAG gtgaatttgaatttgactcCCCTTATTGGGACGATATCAGTGAGGAGGCCAAAGAGTTCATTCGTCAACTCATGTGCGTGGATGTAGAGAAGCGGCTCAGTTGTGAAGAAGCCTTGAAACACGCATG GATCACTGGTGCTAAGGGAGACAGGAACATTCATGCTTCAGTATCTGAGCAACTGaagaaaaactttgccaaGTCCAGATGGAAG CAAGCGTACAATGCCATCGCGGTGAGTCGTCAATTGAAAAACATGGTGATCATGAGCAGCACCGCCAACATGGCCGCATCAGCCAACAACAGCGCAGCCTCGCAGGAGGAAAGCAGCAACAAAACCAGTTCCAATAGCGTGACCGAATCCAAGTCTTCCACAGAGAAATCCACAACCAATCGGACAACCCCAACGAGTGCTGGCGTTGCCTCTGAAGTAAGAAAAAG GTAA
- the LOC131886401 gene encoding calcium/calmodulin-dependent protein kinase type 1-like isoform X1 yields the protein MPLFGKKSDKSKSSPKEDKEDKKSSKVPTVEDKYILKDVLGTGAFSQVRLAESKDNPGRLHAIKVIDKKALKGKEDSLENEIRVLRRLDHPNVVKLLEAYESKSSVYLVMDLVTGGELFDRIVEKGSYTEKDAADLIKQVLDAVAYMHREGVVHRDLKPENLLYQCQDEDSKIMISDFGLSKMEDSGIMATACGTPGYVAPEVLAQKPYGKSVDVWSIGVISYILLCGYPPFYDENDANLFAQILKGEFEFDSPYWDDISEEAKEFIRQLMCVDVEKRLSCEEALKHAWITGAKGDRNIHASVSEQLKKNFAKSRWKQAYNAIAVSRQLKNMVIMSSTANMAASANNSAASQEESSNKTSSNSVTESKSSTEKSTTNRTTPTSAGVASEVNGQR from the exons ATGCCGTTATTCGGGAAAAAGAGTGATAAGTCGAAATCCTCGCCAAAAGAGGACAAAGAGGATAAGAAGAGCTCCAAAGTGCCCACTGTGGAAGACAAATACATCCTGAAAGATGTCTTGGGAAC GGGTGCGTTTTCTCAAGTCCGCTTGGCCGAGAGCAAAGACAATCCGGGCAGACTTCATGCCATCAAAGTGATAGATAAGAAGGCGCTCAAGGGCAAAGAGGATTCCCTGGAGAACGAGATCAGAGTTCTTAGAAG GTTGGACCACCCAAATGTTGTAAAACTTCTGGAAGCTTACGAGAGCAAATCTTCCGTCTACCTTGTTATGGATTT AGTGACGGGTGGAGAGCTATTCGACCGGATCGTCGAGAAAGGCTCCTACACAGAGAAGGACGCTGCCGACCTCATCAAGCAAGTCTTGGATGCCGTGGCCTACATGCACAGAGAGGGTGTGGTCCATCGGGATCTCAAGCCCGAGAACTTGCTCTATCAATGTCAGGATGAGGACAGCAAGATCATGATCAGCGACTTCGGACTCTCCAAAATGGAGGACTCGGGCATCATGGCCACCGCGTGTGGAACTCCAG GTTACGTAGCGCCTGAGGTCCTGGCTCAAAAACCATACGGCAAATCTGTGGACGTGTGGAGCATTGGTGTGATCTCCTATATTCTCCTTTGTGGTTATCCCCCATTCTACGATGAAAACGACGCAAACTTATTTGCACAGATCCTGAAAG gtgaatttgaatttgactcCCCTTATTGGGACGATATCAGTGAGGAGGCCAAAGAGTTCATTCGTCAACTCATGTGCGTGGATGTAGAGAAGCGGCTCAGTTGTGAAGAAGCCTTGAAACACGCATG GATCACTGGTGCTAAGGGAGACAGGAACATTCATGCTTCAGTATCTGAGCAACTGaagaaaaactttgccaaGTCCAGATGGAAG CAAGCGTACAATGCCATCGCGGTGAGTCGTCAATTGAAAAACATGGTGATCATGAGCAGCACCGCCAACATGGCCGCATCAGCCAACAACAGCGCAGCCTCGCAGGAGGAAAGCAGCAACAAAACCAGTTCCAATAGCGTGACCGAATCCAAGTCTTCCACAGAGAAATCCACAACCAATCGGACAACCCCAACGAGTGCTGGCGTTGCCTCTGAA GTAAACGGTCAACGATGA
- the LOC131886401 gene encoding calcium/calmodulin-dependent protein kinase type 1-like isoform X2: MPLFGKKSDKSKSSPKEDKEDKKSSKVPTVEDKYILKDVLGTGAFSQVRLAESKDNPGRLHAIKVIDKKALKGKEDSLENEIRVLRRLHHPNIVELLEVHEEKNKVYLVMELVTGGELFDRIVEKGSYTEKDAADLIKQVLDAVAYMHREGVVHRDLKPENLLYQCQDEDSKIMISDFGLSKMEDSGIMATACGTPGYVAPEVLAQKPYGKSVDVWSIGVISYILLCGYPPFYDENDANLFAQILKGEFEFDSPYWDDISEEAKEFIRQLMCVDVEKRLSCEEALKHAWITGAKGDRNIHASVSEQLKKNFAKSRWKQAYNAIAVSRQLKNMVIMSSTANMAASANNSAASQEESSNKTSSNSVTESKSSTEKSTTNRTTPTSAGVASEVNGQR, from the exons ATGCCGTTATTCGGGAAAAAGAGTGATAAGTCGAAATCCTCGCCAAAAGAGGACAAAGAGGATAAGAAGAGCTCCAAAGTGCCCACTGTGGAAGACAAATACATCCTGAAAGATGTCTTGGGAAC GGGTGCGTTTTCTCAAGTCCGCTTGGCCGAGAGCAAAGACAATCCGGGCAGACTTCATGCCATCAAAGTGATAGATAAGAAGGCGCTCAAGGGCAAAGAGGATTCCCTGGAGAACGAGATCAGAGTTCTTAGAAG AttacatcatcctaatatagTTGAACTTCTTGAGGTTCACGaagagaaaaacaaagtttATTTAGTAATGGAACT AGTGACGGGTGGAGAGCTATTCGACCGGATCGTCGAGAAAGGCTCCTACACAGAGAAGGACGCTGCCGACCTCATCAAGCAAGTCTTGGATGCCGTGGCCTACATGCACAGAGAGGGTGTGGTCCATCGGGATCTCAAGCCCGAGAACTTGCTCTATCAATGTCAGGATGAGGACAGCAAGATCATGATCAGCGACTTCGGACTCTCCAAAATGGAGGACTCGGGCATCATGGCCACCGCGTGTGGAACTCCAG GTTACGTAGCGCCTGAGGTCCTGGCTCAAAAACCATACGGCAAATCTGTGGACGTGTGGAGCATTGGTGTGATCTCCTATATTCTCCTTTGTGGTTATCCCCCATTCTACGATGAAAACGACGCAAACTTATTTGCACAGATCCTGAAAG gtgaatttgaatttgactcCCCTTATTGGGACGATATCAGTGAGGAGGCCAAAGAGTTCATTCGTCAACTCATGTGCGTGGATGTAGAGAAGCGGCTCAGTTGTGAAGAAGCCTTGAAACACGCATG GATCACTGGTGCTAAGGGAGACAGGAACATTCATGCTTCAGTATCTGAGCAACTGaagaaaaactttgccaaGTCCAGATGGAAG CAAGCGTACAATGCCATCGCGGTGAGTCGTCAATTGAAAAACATGGTGATCATGAGCAGCACCGCCAACATGGCCGCATCAGCCAACAACAGCGCAGCCTCGCAGGAGGAAAGCAGCAACAAAACCAGTTCCAATAGCGTGACCGAATCCAAGTCTTCCACAGAGAAATCCACAACCAATCGGACAACCCCAACGAGTGCTGGCGTTGCCTCTGAA GTAAACGGTCAACGATGA